TTTATCGTATTATACGAGTAGAATGCTATTTCGATCCTTTAACAGGAAATTCTCCCATTATTTGCTATTTAAACTTCCATCTTAGGTCCATGTGGTTCACCTGCGTGACGATGGGTACTGTCGCCACCTGCGTAGTTATTTTCAGCTTATGGGACAAATTCCAGAACAACCCCACCATTACGGGCCTGGACACTGATTTCCACAATTGGCTGGTACCATTTCCTGCTGTCACTTTGTGTCCAACGCAGCCGGCGAGTTTGAGCCGCATTGCcgcatatttgaaaatatcgtGAGTTGCTTTAACAACTTGATCTAAACAATAGAACTTAAATCTAtccattttccattaaaatcaaTGGGGCTTGTTTAATTGGGTTTTCCGCTTCATATATACACGTGTATTGTCTTTAATAAGGGTGTTACGCCCAATAAAGTTCCAATGTTAGCCTTGAAGTGAAATGGATATTTTCCAGGGAGAATGAGACCAAAAACTTGGAGATTTTTGACCTGTATGCAGGATTTAGTAAACTGTCCCTTGCAACAattccagaattttccgataagtatgaaaaaaaatggagggATATGTTGCCGAAAGAGCCAGATGATCTTGCCAAATTAATACTACACGTAAGAGCTTTGTTAAGCATTTTCGCGACATATAAAGAAAACTCCAAAAGCTTAAAAGTTGAAGAAATTGCATTATATTAAGTAagaatttgaacaaaatgaaaataatcaaGTTAGgagtgattaaaaaatatacagggtattacaaaaatattatgaaaaatttaagaagataaaaaagatactgcgaaaaaaatttttcacattgaaaCCTCTACTCAAAAATTATCCGTTTTGGCTCCagtcatttttgttcaaaaacgtAATGTTAACTCGTTAACCCCAAAAGACTTTGgtatttaaatcatttttattaaagttaacgtaaaataaaattataataaaggGTCAAAGTATCAACTCACGACTTGgttacaaaaatttgttttttgaatcaTTGAATCGTGTACCCGCTGTAAGATGTGTGGATCTTACTGCACGAACAGCGAGGCTACCATCATTTTTCACAACAGTTTCTCTTGAATGGCTACAGGAGTTTCATACACTAATGACTTGATGTAATcccagaggaaaaaattcaacagGCTTAAATCGGGATTTCGCCCTGGCCACCTGATAGGTCCGCCTTTTCCGATCGATCGcccataaaaatgttggtttatATGAGGAAAATATGCAGGTGCGCCGTCATGTTGGAACCACATTCTATCCCATACACTCATAGGAACGTGTGCATTCTCCCATAGCTCAGGAAGTGCGCCTTGCAGAAAATTTAGGAATCTGTTTACTTTGCTCGTTGTTATTCTATCCACATAAGTTGAATATCGAAGccttttgaacaaaaatgactCTGTAGCCAAAACGACTCATCTTTGACCAGAggtttctttataaaaattgttcactgAAATCTCCCCTTTAACCTCCTCAATCTGGCCTCAATCTTTCTAAAATActttatacatatgtataaaaaattatttttccttttccgttcactaaaaaatgaaaaaagaaacaaattaagGTTAATAATTGAAGTTACCccaatgtatttttttgatattttgtttattaaatttcgtcataaattttaataatggaaaTGTCCTGGAACGTTCCAGATTGCTGACAAATGCGAGGACATATTTGACCAGTGCAAATTCAAAAACGACCCAATCACGTGCTGCCGCAAGGGCAGCCCCAGTTTCCATCCAGTTTTAACGGAAAATGGCTTCTGCTACAGTTTCAATTCCATGCATTTCCAGGAATCCAGGTATGATACAAAGtttatttaccaaatttataatctacaggagaaaaatattatactaatagaattttttgcTCATTTCCTGGAATTACCAATGGACGTTTCTGTTTTCTTCTAACTTGACAGTTACATTTCGTACTACTGTTTCTGTAGGCGACGTGCCGTTTTAATTAAAGCAGGAAACCGAAGTCGTGCTTTaacttaaagttttttaattataataaatattttctgctTTCTGTAGCTATAATTAAAAGCTTGATTAAGCCTGGTGGACCATAACGAGACTGAGCAAGTTATGATCGATTCATAGCTGAAAAGGTATATTGAAATGGAGAGTAGGAAATGATTCTGAATACATCCATCTGCCCGAAATGCATAGAACAAATATCCTTGGGGAAAAGGGGAATGGGGAAGTAAGAATGGGGAATTTCCGTGTGTGCATATTAAGGTATTCCTCCTAGGAAATTCAAAAGTGAATCCAATTTTCTCGTGGAGTTTAACAGCTAAAGCTCTATTTTTGAGACGATATCATAGAGTTAGGACCTAGGGAGCAAATTATAGTTAGTTTTATCAGGAACATCCATGTTAGTTGGAAACACATGTGCGAAAACTCTCCCGGTTCAAGCTACAATCGCCCATCTCAAACAACGCGACATTTTGGCGATTTCGCCTAATatctcaataaaataattattctggGCAACGGTAATCAGGCAGGCACAGCAGCCTCGCACAGAGCGACAAAAGTCGAATTGTATTATGCGTTCTTGTCTGATGTCACGTAGTAAACAAAGATACCTAGTCCAGAAGCAATTGACACTTGCCTCAAAGGATGACAGCAGTGCACAGTGGTGATAATTACTAACTTCGATCGCCAGaattgctttttaatttttggccTATCTCAAGATCTCAAGATCTTGGCTACATCAAGGTCCCATAACCCCCATAGGGGCCTTGAGAgaatattttcagtatttttaagGGTGGTCATAGGAGTTTTAGCCATGTTTACCCTAATGAAATTCATATTAAAGCATTTATTGGTGTAATATTCTGTCTGGTAATCGAAAGAATTGTTCACTAAATGTGAAAGTTTTTCCCAATATTCTCCCAATATAATTTAAAGCCAATAGATTCTGGTAACTTTACCATGAAGATATTCGCGGGAACGTTGAAATAAAGATAGAGTATTGATCAGTTTCGTGGTTTCCATGCAAATGATCTTTTAGGTAAAATTGGCAGTACATTGATGTAGTGGCCCAAAAGGAGATagttttgtatgttttttattgagattttgttcaatttgtaGAGATCAAATATTGAGGAACGCCACTTCGATTGTtctgaaagttttttttttattgtggcGTGTgggtttgtttaatttttaataaatttgtatgaTTTCTCCTATCTCTTATATTTCTACCAGTCGCCTCTTGTTCAGCACTTCGTGGGACCtgtgttttattatctttAGATTTAATATAAATCGATTACTATACTTTGGGaagtaaattagaaaaatatatgcaaaaatttaaaaacttttaaaaacaaagttattTTCGAAAGTCTGGAAGAACAAACACGATTAtagattattttcttataatgAATATATTGACTAAAGTTTTGCTTAATTAGGCAAGAAATGCGATGGTTGGCAAGTTGTAGACTCTGGAAAAGTTTATGGAAAAAAGGGGGACTGAGATAAGAAATTACTTATCGTCCAGCACATTTTTTAGCGCCATTTGAGAAGGGGAATtcgaaaatatcttaaaaaaactaCACGCTGTAACAAGAAACGTATTGCACGAGAACGAAATATTcgtttttagataaataatgagtgatcattaaaaacaCTTGTCTActagaggtttttttaatagtcaCCTTTTGTAATTCATACCTTTAAATCCCCCTTTACTCCTAAACCCaataagaattaaaaacttcttttgtTTGGTGAAATTTGTAAGGGCCCCCAATGTTCAATGCTGCTGTGTACCATTACAGTATATACCCCAATTGTCCCCCGAATTATGTCAATTTATCAAGTGAGGTTAAACAAAGATAGAAATTAAGTTCCTTGAACGTTACGTCATCAAGAGACATGGTCGGCCATTTTCCCTGTGTTTTTGcatagaattttcaaattaaagtattttactgttatttattgttccctttattatagtttctgaaaaaataatccaaagCAGGATGTTAACAGATGGCGCAATAACGAAACCCATAAGTTCCCTGCccgttttaattattatacaaaatcCGAACCTCGTTTCGCGGTTCCTCATTTTCCTTTTCGGAGCCGGAAAATTTATTGGACTGAGCGGGTTTTTCGCCGGCGCAGATACACAACAGCGGTATTCCTTGTAGGTTTTTATTATGATGAATGGCCGGGAATATTAGAGAGAAAAGGCGGAGAACACGGCGAAAATTGAGATAGCACAACGACGCCTTTATCGTGTCATATTTTATTGCGCCAAATCTACTCGAGAtagctgagaaaaaatgtttttattttccattagaggcaacatgtTCTACTCGATAGGGCTccaactttaataatttacaaattagCTTAACCTCATCGTGTATCataataaacttgaaattctATTTCAGTGAGGAGAAGTTTCATAAGCAATATATTAAGGAAACGGACATTAAATGGTCGCTGGAGTTCTCAGCGAAGTCTCCAACAGTTTCTATGTTGGTAagaatttctttctttttcggTAGTAACTGATAAAGTTCAAACCAATATAGATTTAAAATGAGCAAAAAAGGCATCGCTGACGGAAATATTCATCTCTCGATTTTCAGCGAGGAACACCAATTAAGGATAAGAGAATGGCAAGATTCGAATCAAAGAATGCCcttttaccaatttttttgtcagtaGTAAGCTGAAATTTTTCACTTACTTCTCTATTAAACTCATAAAGTTTCACTCATTCTGTAACGTAACACTGCAACAAGAGTTAACAAATCGTCTCCATTAATTTAACCCGTATTTCCTCGTTTTGTGTGGAAAGTTCAAGCTGGAAGAGTCATATTAAACCTCCGACATTAATTGGGGGATAAAGTTGTTCCACGTTAAATGATCATCCGAGGCTTTGAGTCGGGTTTTTTCCGTTGACCGAGATAGGGAATGTTTAAATCAAACTccggaataaaaaaaatcgctttGATGCCTTCAAACagtttaaaaaacttgaatattttgtgttgtttgtatttttggtGTCGCTCTGCTCGAAATTCggtacaatttttaaaatatttatttgaaaatgcttcaaaagttatacaaaaaaacattgattttaaTCCTGTTTGAGGTTTAAAATATTGAGATGGAACTCATAACACTTTGATGCATCTCCAGTGACTTTCCAAGCCTTCACGATCCCCAAATATCCCTCAATGCGTTCAAAATGTTATCTGGAATTTCCCTTTACAGCTTATTAATATATGACCTAGAAAGTATCCAAAACCGCCTTATTTGAATAGACGATTTCTGCAAGAAATAGTTGAAATGCgcaatttttagcgtttatgGAGAAGTAGATGCAATGAATATCGAAGCGAAAAATCGACTTTGCGATCATTCCATTGACCCTCAATACgagatataaaataaataaataaataaataaaaccacTTTAGTATTTATTAGCAATTTGCTTTGTAAATAACGGTGTAAGGGCTTAAAGGTAGAAATATTAGGGAGAGATGAACAAACACTAACGATCAGACTCTCGAGGTTGCCATGCCGCAGATTATCATGTCATAATCACGTTGATCCTTTTCTTCCCCCTTATTACGGAGAGTCAtgaattttttggcaattcAAGATTATGACGCCACAGATTTATATTGCTCCACTTTTTTTTCGCGTAaacctttattattttttgcccAGCTCTACATTATCAATTCGGACGAAATGATCGGCATAGACGTGCAACCGCAACTCTACTGGGACTCCAAAATTGACAGAATCCAGTTCTCATTCAAGGAGACGTACACCACTGAAGACACGAGACAGCTAACTATTAAACAAAGGCGTTGCATCTTCGAGGATGAAATCAAACTTAAAAGTACGCAATTCAGTACTTTCGTCATTATGTTGAGAAAAAGTGGTTGGCGAAGGCGTACATGTTGCTATACCATTTTGCCCATATTCCTGACTGATTGACGAAGGGCCCTTTGATTTTTGGTTcaacttttgtttttgttgcagTTGATAATACCTACACATTCACAGCATGCACGATTCAATGCAGAATGGACTCGGCAAAATTCTATTGCGGTTGCGTTCCATTTTTCTACCCAAAAGTATCGGGATTTCCCCATTGCAACGTGTCGTCGTTTCAATGCATTTCGACGCACATGCAGGAAATTAAGGACGTCAGCAAATGTGACTGTCAATTAGGTTGCAGGAACACGGTTTACGAGGTGGAAACgcagaaaattaaatcgtAAAAGCGTTGATTTTTGCGTTAATTCATTAGTCATTTAAATGGTTTTCAGGGAGTCAGCACTGGATGAGAATAAAATCGAAATCGGTTTCGTCTCCTGGCCCATGGTGCGGTATAAACGCGAAGTGCTTTTCGGCTGGGTGGATTTATTGGGTAAGTCGTCGATAAATTACTTACTTTAACCGTACGTTTTCCTTGAATCGCTTCAGTATCCTTCGGAGGCATCGCGGGCTTGTTCCTGGGCTTCAGCCTTCTATCTGGAGTCGAAATAATTTACTACTTTACTATAAGGGCCTTTATAGCAGCTTTTCGAGAACGGAAGTATTTAAATAGGTACTGCGATTGTTGCCCCGTACGCTTTCTATTGATTTATACGTGATAAACCCACTTTTAGGATCCGGAAAGAAAAGGGCGAAAAAGCGCAACCCGCTCATGACTTAAGCATGACTCCATATTTCATAGCTGAGCCCCTGCCAGGTCGCGGTATCGACATTGTCGTTAAGCGATTTCGGAACAACTCGAACCCCGATTTTCAATATGGCCGAAATTTTAAGGGCAGGAATAATGTGAGTATTCCTGTGTGTAGACAAATGTATGGCAAGTTTTCTTTAAAGTAATGATTCCCAGTGCTCAAATTCCACGAATGTGATAAATTTAGAGATAAATAAgaagaattaagaaaaatatgtctaACATATGGCTTGAATTATCGACTTCCAAATGCATTAAAGAAATCGTCTACAATATTGGTCTATTAACTGAAATAAACCCAGAAATAAGGATGTAGTGTACCAATTTCAATTACGTATCTTTCTGTTTCAGAACGGTATGGTAGTGGAAATGGTGCCTCCCTTTGGGATCGAGTTCGTTAATTAGGGCCAGTCAGAGCTGAAGTGGAGGAGTTGTGAAGTGtaagttttatttcatattttctacaTATAAATACCTCAATTCTTCCTGAAAAAAGGATCCTTGAAATCCTATGTTTCATTTATATATTCCTGGCTTTCTACGAAACAAATATTGTAAAGTTCTcgtaatttttcataacgtttTGACTACGATTGCCACTTTGTTAATTTGTGAAACTTTTAAAGTAGTGGGAATCGTGACCCAAAGATtgtacaaattatttttgatgaatttttcataatctTTGGGTCACGATTGCCACTtcttcaaaagttttaaaaaataacaaagtggCAATCGTGACCATAAGAttgtgcaaatattttttgctgaACTTTTCACAATCTACAGTCACAATTAATTctatattatttctttgatttttgaaataaaactgcatcgttaattaaactttcaatATAATATTCCACTTTTCCAAATGTACAAATCTATGTGTAATAAAATGTGCATTACAATACAACGCACCATTCATCGCATCTATATTTATCGACAACACAAAAATCTAGACAGGTTTAAGCCGAAATAAAGGCCGCTGCGAATAATGcgttttatttgcatttaccCGCTGTTTATCCAATCAcagagaaaataaatctatatttaTATTCTATTATACGCGACATATATTACatctaaaatataaataaataatagtcaTATTGCTAAGTTAATATAAACGTTAAAAACATCAATAcggattaattaaaattcgtaTGAGACTAAAGAGATTACATTTGACATTGACCCTATGTATATGAGcttatataagaaattttttggCTTTACATTCAagtttgatataaataaaaatatgtatgtgtTTTTTAGAGAAATGTACATCCTTTAAACAGTAGAAcaaccaatttaaaataggaaca
This DNA window, taken from Euwallacea similis isolate ESF13 chromosome 5, ESF131.1, whole genome shotgun sequence, encodes the following:
- the LOC136409120 gene encoding sodium channel protein Nach-like; amino-acid sequence: MTKKRPFLAKVKKSYGYLKTSYEVQTKEFFENSTLHGVKYIAQSNRPFIERSMWFTCVTMGTVATCVVIFSLWDKFQNNPTITGLDTDFHNWLVPFPAVTLCPTQPASLSRIAAYLKISENETKNLEIFDLYAGFSKLSLATIPEFSDKYEKKWRDMLPKEPDDLAKLILHIADKCEDIFDQCKFKNDPITCCRKGSPSFHPVLTENGFCYSFNSMHFQESSEEKFHKQYIKETDIKWSLEFSAKSPTVSMLLYIINSDEMIGIDVQPQLYWDSKIDRIQFSFKETYTTEDTRQLTIKQRRCIFEDEIKLKIDNTYTFTACTIQCRMDSAKFYCGCVPFFYPKVSGFPHCNVSSFQCISTHMQEIKDVSKCDCQLGCRNTVYEVETQKIKSESALDENKIEIGFVSWPMVRYKREVLFGWVDLLVSFGGIAGLFLGFSLLSGVEIIYYFTIRAFIAAFRERKYLNRIRKEKGEKAQPAHDLSMTPYFIAEPLPGRGIDIVVKRFRNNSNPDFQYGRNFKGRNNNGMVVEMVPPFGIEFVN